Genomic DNA from Hymenobacter jejuensis:
AGCTTCTCACCCATTAACTAGATTAAATTTATTTATCAAGGTACCTTGCGTCGCATAGTACCTTCGAGTATATTTGTCACAGTAATTAGAACAACACCCTGTCGCTTGCCACTGCCCAAACGGGGCAGCCCCAACGACACGCCGGGGCGCTTTCCCGCCGAATAGGCAGGCCAGAATTGCTTTGTCAAAACTTAGAAAAAGACAAAAAATCCGGTTTCGTCATTCACCTGAGAGCGCGTAGACTGCTTTTCTCATAAGCATCTGAACATTTACTACTCGAATCCCTGCAGAAGGGCTTCCAGCGGAATCGCGGCCGCCTGGGACAGCCCCCTATTGCCCGATTCTTCCACTTCCTTTTCTACCTGTATGAAATCCTCTACGCTGTTTAGCCGGGCACAAAAGTGCTTGGGGTTGTTGGTTATGCTCTTTCCGCTGGCTATCACGGACTTACAAGCTCAAAATCCCGGTGCGGTTTCGGGTACCTTACTAGATCACGGTAACGGACAAGCTTTGCCCTTTGCCAATGTGGTGTTGCTCCGGCCCCAAGACTCCAGCTTCGTGGCCGGTGCACAAACAACTGATAATGGCGCATTTATCATCGACAAGGTGGCCCTGGGCAAGTACTTGGTGCGGGCAACCGTAATCGGCTACAAGCCCTTACGCCGCACTGTAGACCTGACCAGCGCCGCTCCGGAAGCCAAACTAGGCCCTTTGCGCCTGATTTCAACGGCCACCCAACTTGCCGGCGTGACGGTGCAAGGCGAGCGGGCCGCCGTGGAAGATAACCTTGATAAAAAGGTGATAAACGTAGAAAAAGACCTGAGCAGCGTGGGCGGCTCGGCCGTGAACGTGCTGCAAAACGTGCCTTCTGTCACCGTCGATCAGAACGGCAACGTGAGCATGCGCGGCAGCAGCAACATCACCGTGCTCGTCGATGGCAAGCCCAGCGGCTCAGCGACGGGCGGCATGGGCATGCGCCTCGAACAGATTCCGGCCAGCTCGATTGAGCGAGTAGAGGTAATCACCAATCCATCAGCGCGTTATGACGCGGCTGGTTCGGGTGGGGTGCTGAACATCATCCTGAAAAAGCAGAAAAAAGATGGCTACAACGGCCAAGCCATTGCCAACCTGGGCACCCGCGACAAATACAGCACCTCGCTGAGCCTAAACCGGCGTACGGGCAAGCTCAACGTGTTCGGCAGCTACGACGGCCGCAACAACCGGTGGCACAACCAGAACTCTACCCAGCAACGTGCTGATGTAGAAGGCGTTCTGCTAAGCACCAACCAGGATTCGCGCAGCCAGCAGCACGGCCGCGATCACAACGGCCGCCTTGGCCTCGACTACACGATTTCGCCGGAACAAAGCCTGACGGTGACTGTGCAGCCCAACCTGCACCGCTCCAACAACGTCGGCAACCAGATTTCGCGCCTCCAGACCGGCAGCGAGCAGCCCACTTTCCAAACCAACCGCACTGATGTGAGCGAAAACGTGAACGTGCTCGACGCTTCCACCGACTACCGTCGCACGTGGGCCCAGCACAAAGGCCGCGAGCTGACCGGCAGCCTCAACTATACGGGCCTGTTGGCTGATGTGGTTGTCGGACAACGACTTACAGAAGGCGCTCCGGACCTCACTGCGTGGAAGCAGGACTTCCATGTTCACCTCGATGCCCTTGAGTTCCAGTCGGACTACGTGCATCCACTGGATTCGACGGGCCGCATAGATGCGGGATTAAAGGGCCAGTGGCAAACCAACAACGGCACCGATGATTACCTACGCCAGAATGCTGATAACCAACAATATGCGCAAGTACTGCAAAACTCGTTCGCCTATAATTTTCAGGAATACCTGCAGGCGGGCTACGTGACGTTCCAAAACCAACTGGGCAAGTGGAACTACCAAGCCGGCGTCCGGGGCGAATACACGCACACCCAGGGCGAGGTGCGCGGTGGCAAAGGTCAGTTTAACCTACAGTATTTCAACCTGTTTCCTTCGGCGCTGGTAGCGCGTAAGCTGTCCGGCGATCAGCGGGTGCAACTCAGCTACTCGCGCCGCCTCAACCGGCCGGGGTTCATGCAGCTGTTGCCCTTTCCGATCTACCAGGATCAGCGCAATTACCGCCAGGGCGACCCCAGCCTGCGCCCCGAATACATCAATAGCCTGGAATTTGGCCACCAGATTTCGAAGGGCCAAGCTACGCTGAGCACTACCCTCTTCTACCGCCAGACCAACAACTCCATCCAGCAGTTCCGCACCGTCGATACGGCGGCCACGCGCCTGAACGATGCCGGCGGCATTGTAGCCGCCATGTCGTTTCGCAACTACGGGCAGGCCACTAGCTTCGGCGCAGAAATGTCTTTAAATCAGCCTCTTACCAAGTGGTGGCGCCTAACGGCTTCGGGTTCGCTGTTTCGCAACAGCATCACGGCGGCAACCGGTACCGAAGCCACACGCAACAACCTCACGGGCACATTGCGTTTGCTCAACACCTTCAATCCCACGCCTAAGCTCGATGTGCAGCTAACCGGCAACTACCGGGCGGCTGTCATCACGCCGCAGGGCCGCATTGAGCCGATCTACAACGTGGATGTAGCCTTGCGCCAGCGCCTCTTCACTGACCGCGCCGCCCTGACGCTGCGGGTGAGCGATATTTTCAACACCCAGCGCCAGCGCCTCTCGGCTTATTCGCCGGGCTACGAGGCCACCGGCAACTTCAAAAACGAAACCCGTGTGGGCTACCTGGGCTTCTCGTGGTACTTCGGCTCGAACAAACCTCCTAAGAAAATCGAGCAGCAGCCCCAGGGCAGCGGTGGTGGCTTCGGCGGCTAAGGCCAGCTACGCGGCGCTACTCTCCCCTTATCGCAACAGCGCCGGCAGTATTCGTCGGCGCTGTTGCGATTTTTTATTACCTGTTAGTAACCTTTCGCTTTTCCCGAAGTATTCTCGCCGAACTTCCTCCCTAACAACCAGCCAGTTGCACCTATCAAGTACTCAACACGCCCTAGATTGCTCAACAAAAAAATTTCTATATCCGAGAAAATACTTTCCTAAATGTTAACGTTCTAAAGCAACCTACGAAACACTTCGTAGTCTATGTTTCGAAAGCACTTCCTAGGCAGCCGCCCGAAAAGCAAGCTCCGAGTTTCCTCCCCCAGATGCGCCTGCTGCCATTTTCTTTTTACGCATGATGAAAGCTGTTTTTGATCTCTACCGAGCCCGCCAGCCAGGATGCAACGCGCGGAGCGGTTCCCTCCCCAAGCTGCTACCTATCACATCATCGTGCGATTGTTCGCCGCGGTGGGAGACTCTAGCTTTGCAACGTAAAATCAAGAACACCTGATAGTTGCTTTAACAAGCCTTTTCCCCTTCTCTGATGCCTGCGCCTGCTGCCTTCGCTGTCCTTCAAAAATCAGATGCAACAATTTTTGAACCCCTTGGGCAACCCTTCAAAACGGCCGCGCATCTTTAGTAGTGAAAGCCCGATCAAAAATCGTTGATCCGGCATCCCCTCCTTCTTCTTAGCTATCTACTTACCATTTAAGCACTTCTGGAAGTGCACTGGAAAAATGGAAACTGAAAATAAATTTAACAAGTACCTTGCTTTACATAGTACTGTATACTATATTTGTTATGTTCTTTAACTCCAACCCGCGGCGCCCCTTGCAGCTTACTTATCGCAAGGCCCGCCGCCCTCGGAGACCTCCTGATCGACAGGATCAGGCCTTGTCCCACCAGTTGCTTAGCTTCTAACTGACTGGGCTTGAATCAGAAAACTTACTGACCGGACCGCGCCCCACGACCGAACCGCGGCGGCCCCAAGCGCAGAGACCGGCCAGCCTTGCCCACAGCTCATTCGTCCTTCTCCTTTCTTTTTTCTCTTCTACTGCTATGAAAACCTCCTTCATCAACCGCACTCTTTTTGGTATCATCTTCGTTCTGGCCTGCCTCCAGCTCTCGGCCCGCACCTTCTACAACGGCACGCTCACGGGCAAACTGCTTGATGGAGAAACGAATGAACCCATTCCCTACGCTACCGTGGCCCTGCTCAATGCCGATGACAATGCCTACATCCGCGATGTAAAAACCGATGCCAACGGCAGCTTCAAGGTTGAAAAAGTGCCTTTCGGCAAATACAAAATGAGCACGACGGTGCTGGGATATCAGCAAATGCAGCCCAAAGTGGTCTTCAACGCCGTGCAAACGCGTGTTGCCGTCGGCCAAGTGGCGCTACAGCCTGTGTTTCGCACGATGGTGGCTCGCACTGCTGCCAAGCAAAACGTGGCCGGCAAGAGTTGCACCAAACCCGGCATGGCCTGCAACACGGCGGTACGCCCTGCCGCCAAACAGCGCTCGTAACGGCGAGCTTCTGTACTGATAGTCAACCAATTATTAAGCGGCGAGGAATAGCAAGACAGGCACCCTCGCCGCTCACAAACAAACCGTTTCGCCCCCTTCTGAGCTATGAAAACCGAAAGCCCCGACCTAACTAGTCGGGGCTTTCGGTTTTGGGTGGGTTACCTGTCCGCCGGGGCGGCATCAAGGGGAGTACTGGTTGCTTCCGATGGACATTGGTTGGGCGAAACGCCGTATTCAGGGGCTTATGCAAGCTGTAGTCGCCTTACTGGTGTTGCTGCTGACGGGCAGTATTGTGCCCGTCAACCGTGGTTTTCGGCAAACGCCGGGCGGCATTCCGGTGTACGTAGTGTCGAACGGACTGCACACCGATCTGGTGGTGCCGCTACGGGAGTCGCGCACCCACACCGACTGGCTGGCACACGTAGCCGACTCTGCGATTAAACAGCAATTTGCTAGCTATCAGTATGTGGCTTTTGGCTGGGGTAACGAGGGCTTTTACCTCGATTCGTACGGCGGGCACTTCCCCCGCGTGGGTACTGCGTTGCGAGCCCTGCTGCCTTCCGCCACCCTCATGCACGTAGATTTTTACAGGACGCCCCCGCGTACCGGCGAGCGGGCAGTGGCGTTGCACGTTTCGCCTGCGCAATACCAACAGCTGGTGCATATCATCGAGCATTCGTTTCAGCCCGACAGCGCCGGCCGGTTTGTGCTCCGTAACGGGGCCGGCTACACAAGCGAAGACTTTTTCTTTCGCGCCCGTGGCCGCTACCATGCCCTGCGCACCTGCAACGACTGGACCAACAGCGCCCTGCGCCGGGCCGGCATCCGGGCGGCCCTGAAGGCTCCTTTCGCCCCGACCGTGATGTACCAAGTCCGACAAATTCAACAGGACACGGTTGATCGTTAACTGCTAAGGGATGTTTATCTATAAGATATTATAAATCATAATTTATTGACAATCAAATATTTATGATAGATAACTTATTTCGCTAATTCAACAGCTATGTGTTGCCTCGTGAGCCACTGCGAAATGTAGGCTGCGTCTTCCTGCCAGGTTGGCTGACCCAGCACAAAGTGGTTGCGCCCGGCAAATTCCTTGTAGTCTGTGACCGAGTCACCGTGCTTTTTGTAACGCCGGTAATTAGCATAGTTGAGTGACGCGGGGATGATGTTGTCGGTGCTGCCGGCCACAAACAATAAGGGCACATGCGGCTTGGCAAAATCAACTTTGGCTACTTTCGTCAGCCCGTCCCGCGAGGCCAACTTCGATTCCGGCACGACCAGCTGCTCGTACGTTTCCTGTTGCACTGCCAGTGGCATGCCGTTGGTGAACGTGTATTGCCAATGCCGAAATGGCATCAGATACGTCTTTGTGGTGGAGGTAAACAAGCCCAGCGCAGGCGTAACGCTCCGAATAAACGACCACTTAAGCGTAATAACACCCTGCGGCGGTACCGAATGAATAGCAACTCCGGCGGCCGCAAGGCCGCGTTGCACCAGCAACTGCGTCATCAGCCCCCCAAACGAGTGCCCGATCAGGATGGGCTTTTCGGGCAGGCGCCGAATGAGTTCGGTGTGGTAGTCGAGCAGATCGGCCAACCGCACCTGGGCGATGGGCGAGTACGGGTGCTGGCTGCGAAGCTCAGCGGGCGATGCGTCTTTGTGCGGCCAAGGTGGCGCGAGGCAAGCGTAGCCTTGGTCTTCAAAAAATGTTTTCCACTCGTCCCAGCAGCTATTGTGCACGAAGGAACCCGTAATAAACACGATGGTTTTGGCGCTAACATTTTCCATATCTATTTCATTATGAATGAATTACAAAATATATAAAAACCACGATAAATCAAACGTGAAGCAGCCTTGTGTTCAGAAGCACCAACACAGCCAACGGCGTGCTATTCCGGTCGGAGGAGAGTTGTACCTTCGCGCCTGATACCTGCACCTGCATTCGATGAGCATTCAAAAGCCTAGCATCCCCAAAGGCACCCGTGATTTTGGCCCCGCTGTGGTGGCGCGCCGCAACTATATTTTTGGCATCATTCGCCGCACGTTCGAGAAGTTTGGCTTCGCGCCGCTCGAAACGCCCACGCTCGAAAACCTGTCGGTGCTGACCGGCAAATATGGCGAAGAAGGCGACCAGCTGTTGTTTAAAGTGCTGAATTCCGGCGACTTCCTAAAGGACGTCGTAGCTGAGGACTTGGTAGCCGGCACGAAAAAAGTGCTGCCCAAAATTGCCGAAAAAGGCCTGCGCTACGACCTCACAGTGCCGTTTGCGCGCTACGTGGTCATGAACCGGCACCAGCTTACGTTCCCGTTTAAGCGCTACCAGATTCAGCCCGTATGGCGCGCCGACCGCCCGCAGCGCGGCCGTTACCGCGAGTTCTACCAGTGCGACGCCGACGTGGTAGGCACCGATTCGCTCTTGTGCGAGGCCGAGATCGTGCTGATGATGACGGAAGTGCTGAACGATTTGGGCCTGACAGACTTTACCATCAAAATCAATCACCGCCGCGTGTTAAGCGCTATCTATCAGGCACTTGGCGGCGAAGGCACCGAAATCGACCTGTTCACTGCCATCGACAAGCTTGACAAAATCGGGCGCGAAGGCGTCGAAAAAGAACTGACGGGACGCGGTTTTTCTCAGGATGCCATTGAGAAGCTATTTGCGTTGCTCAGCGTGGAAGGGCCGTTCACTGAAAAGCTGGAGCGCCTGCTGGCCGGTTTCGTGACGGCTGGCGTGCCCCCCGAAAATGAGCAAGGCTACAAAGGCCTTCAGGATCTGCAACGGGTAGTAGATTTGTTGCAGCAGTCTGGTTATCAAGATTTTGCCCACCTTGATTTTGATGTAACGCTGGCGCGCGGTCTCTCCTACTACACCGGTTGCATTTTCGAGATCAAGATCAACAACGTGAACATGGGCAGCGTGTCGGGCGGCGGGCGCTACGACAACCTGACGGGCGCCTTTGGCTTGCCGGGTGTGTCGGGCGTGGGCTTTTCGTTCGGCGTCGACCGGCTTTATGACTGCCTCGACGAGCTCAACTTGTTTCCGGCGGCAACCCAAACGACTACCATCTGCCTGATCGCCAACTTCGACGCCGAGGCCGAAAGCGCGGCGTTGCCTGTGTTGCGGCAACTCCGCGAGGCGGGCATCCCGAGCGAGCTGTACCCCGACCACAAAGACAAGCTCAAAAAGCAGTTTCAGTACGCCGACCAGAAAGGCATTCCGTTTCTGCTGCTACAAGGCTCGGAAGAACGCATTCAGAACAAGTTCAAGCTCAAGAACATGCGTACCAGCGCCGAGCAATTGCTCCCGCTAGACGAAGTGCTCACTGCCCTCACCCAAGCGCAGTAAGTCCTGCCCAAAGCGTACCGCTTCCACGCGCACCTCTCCCGCACCCACCCCCGACGTCCCACCCTTTCCATGCCCGAAACCTTTTTTCTTAACCCCAACGAGCGGCTGGACCTCGCCACCCTGAGCCAACTGCTCACCGACCAAAGCACCGTCAAGCTCGGCGAGGAAGCCCGTCAGCGCATCGAAACCTGCCACCGCTACCTGCGCGAGCGCCTTCAGGAATCGGATGCTCCGATTTACGGCATCAACACCGGCTTCGGGGCCTTGTGCAACACCAGCATTCCGCCGCAGGAGCGCCAGCAGTTGCAAGTCAACCTGATGATGTCGCACGCCTGTGGCACGGGCGAAGAAGTACCGGGTGAGCTGGTACGGCTCATGCTCTTGCTGAAGGTGCAAAGCCTAAGCTACGGGCACAGTGGCGTGCAGCTGGCTACGGTGCAACGCCTGCTGGACTTCTACAACCGCGAGATTTTGCCCGTCGTGTACCAGCAGGGATCGCTGGGGGCCAGCGGCGATCTGGCACCGTTGGCACATTTGTGTTTGCCGCTGTTGGGGCTAGGCGAAGTGAATTTTCAGGGCTACCGGTTGCAGGCCTCCGATGTCATGCACCTCTTCAGTTGGGCGCCGGTGCAGCTCGAAGCCAAGGAAGGATTAGCCCTGCTCAACGGCACGCAGTTCATGCTGGCGTACGCGGTGCATTGCCATCTGCGGGCCCAGCGGCTGGCTCAGGCCGCGGACGTAATTGGGGCGTTGTCACTGGAAGCTTTCGGCGGGCGCCGCGAACCGTTCGACGCCCGACTCCACCAAATCCGTCCGCACGCCGGGCAGATTACAGTAGCTAAACGAGTTTATAACTTACTACAAACCAGCGAATTACAGGATTCACCTAAAGCCACTGTTCAAGACCCTTATTCCTTCCGCTGCTTGCCGCAAGTACACGGTGCAACCCACGATGCCTTGGCGTATGTAGCGCAAGTAGTCGAGACGGAATGTAACGCTGTCACCGACAACCCGACCTTGTTCCCAGAGGATGACACGATCCTTTCGGGCGGCAATTTTCATGGGCAGCCCTTGGCTTTGGCCCTCGATTTTCTGGCCATAGCGGTGGCCGAACTGGGCAGCATCTCGGAGCGGCGCACGTATCAGCTCATCAGCGGGCAGCGGGGGTTGCCGCCTTTTCTAGTGGCCAAGCCGGGGCTGAATTCGGGTTTCATGATTCCGCAGTATACGGCCGCCAGCATCGTGAGCCAGAACAAACAGCTGTGCACGCCGGCTTCCGTCGATAGCATTGTGAGCAGCAACGGCCAAGAGGACCACGTAAGCATGGGCGCCAACGCGGCCACGAAAGCCCGACGCGTAGTGGAGAACGCCGAGCAATTACTTGGTATTGAGCTACTTACCGCTGCCCAAGCGCTGGAGTTCCGGCGCCCTGCCCGCACCTCTCCACAGTTGGAAGAAGTGCTGGCTGCGTTTCGCACAAAAGTGAGCTTTGTCGATCAGGATCGGATTTTGTACCCCGATTTGCAGGCGGCGGCGGCCTTTGTGCGGAGTTATCCGTGGCCGTAACACAAATCGCGGCGGGCATTGGCATAAGTTTCTATTTTTAACCCGACAAAAACGGAAGTGCAGCTACGGCACGTTATGAGATTTGTGAAGATGTACCGTCAGTTCGGCCTGCTTTTAGTGGTTTTTTTGTGGTGGGGAACTGCCACGCAAGCGTGGGCGCAATGCGCTCCGACGCCCAATTCGGGAGCCTGTTTTCGGGCCATTGATGTAGCTACCAAACAAGATGTAGGCACTAACCTATGCGTTGGGCGCCAGGTGCGCTTTGTCGATTGCAGCGGCCGCGCCCTGGACCCGAAGCAGGTATATTATGCGAAAGGGCCTTCCATAGTTTGCGCCTTTACGGATACGGCTACGTTTTACACCCCCACCACTGCTGGCGTCGTAGTCGTGACCCAAAACACCCAAAACCCCTTGTTGCCGGGCACGGGCATCGTGTTTTCGCGCACGTTTCAGGTTCTGACTTCGCCTGAGCCGGCCTTTAGCGTCAACACTTGCACCGTGGGCTTCGTGCAGGTCACCGTTACGGATCAGACTTATGATCAGTACTTTGTGCAAATAGGCGGCGGTCCGGCTATTGCGGCCGTGCGCAACCAAACCGTTTCCTACCCCATTCCGTCGGGCGATCGGGAGGTGACCGTGACGGGGCAATACAACGCGGCCACACTGTGCTCCAATTCCAGCACCAAAGCCTTTACGCCCCTGCCTTCCCCGCGACGGCCTACTATTCAGCAGCTTACGATACAGGGCACGAGCATCAATTTTCAGTTTGGGGCCCTCCAGCCCGAATACAAATACGAGTTGCAGGTGGCTCAGGCGTCGGGCTACCGAACGGTAGCACAGGTGCCGAGCACGAGCAACACTTTCACGCTGGCCAACGCCCCGATTCCGGGCTGTTACCGGCTGCTGCTCACGGATGTGTGCCCGTCCGGCAACACCAGCATCACCACGCAGCAACTGTGCACCATCAGCCTGACCGCGACTTCGGTGAATGGCCGTAACCAGCTGCGCTGGACCTCTGACGGCTTCAACAACAGCTACGAAATCACGCGCAACGGCCAAAGCCTTGCCTTGGTGAGCGGCTCCGATACGCAGTATGAAGATGCGGCCGTCACTTGCGGCACTACTTACACCTACCGCGTGACGGCGGCAGGTTTTGCCACTTCTACTTCCAACGAAGCCTCGGTACAGGCCAGCGCCGGCCCCGCGCCGCCCGCACCGCGTCTTTTGGCTTCTTTCAACCTCAACAACCAAGTAGAGCTCACCGCAACGCCTGCTGGTAATGCGGCCGGCGGCCAAGTGACTTACTCACGGAATGCCGCCAGCACGACCGAGCTCAAAACCACTTCCGACCGGACGTTGCTCGACACGGAACCCACTCTGGCCGCGCCGCTTTGCTATACAGCGCGGTATCAGGATGCGTGCGGCAGTACGTCTGCGGAAAGCCCAGCGGTGTGCCCGGTCATTCTGCAAGCCCAAGCGGCTAACCCAGATGTGTCGGCCGTGAATTTGACGTGGTCCGGATTCCGCGGGCCCGATGCAGCGCAGCCCGTTTCCTACCGCCTGCTCACCCTGGCCGCCGACAACTCGGTGCTAAGCACGCGCTCGGTACAGGGGACCACTACCCTCGATCAGCAACTACCTGCTAATCAACCTATTGTACGTTATCGCTTGGAAGCCAGCAGCAATGGGATAATCAGCTACTCCAACATTGCTACCGTACCCCGCCGCATTGCGCTGGCGATGCCTACGGCTTTTACGCCCAACGGCGATGGCCTCAATGATGTGCTGGAAGTGAAAGGCCGCTTTCTGACCAGCTTCCAGTTTATCGTTATCGACCGCAACGGACAAGAGGTCTTTCGCGGCACCAACCCTACCCAAACCTGGGACGGCCGCGTAAACGGGCAGCCCCCGGTGCCCGGCACCTACGTGTGGCATTTCGAAGCGCTCGACCCGACCGGCAAACCATTTGTGCAGAACGGCACCGTCAATGTTCTGCGCTAAAGTCCTGCCCGCTTCGGGAAGCAAATAGTTTACGATCAGGCACTAAAGCCCCTCCGAACGAGGGGCTTTTCCTTTATCTTTCTTGGCTCAAAATTGTCTTATTCTCTGCTACTGCTTTGGCCTGATTCTACCAGATGGCATCAACTTCTACTCCTTCCAAACGCAACAGGTCGTCGGAAACTAAGCGGGCACTGCTGGGTGCATTGCTGGGTGCGAGCGTTACCTTGCTTACAATCGATTGGATTGAAAGCTACATCCGGTACGTGCGGGCATCGCCCTTGGCCGGGTGGCAATACTTTCTGTATCTGGCAGTTGGGTTTTTAACCATGCGCCTGCTGATTACGGCCCTACACGAAGGCGGGCATTTTCTGGCCGCGTACCTGTTGAAGTTTCGGTGCCTGACTTACGTGGTGGCATGGCTGTACGTCGAGCGCAAAGCGGCGCGGTGGCAGGTGCGCTTGAAGCGCAAGCCCGGCAAAATCATGGGATATGTGCGCGCCGTTCCGGCTGCGGGCCCGCATCTGCGGCGCGGCCTGGCCGTTTACTTTTTGGGAGGCATCTTGGCCAATATTGTTACGGGCAGCGCGGCGCTGCTGGCAGGAAAGGCCCTTGCCGATAGACATATCTTTGCAGCCTCTCCCGAACTGGCTTTTGTACTTGTGCAGGCGCTGTACCTGTTTGGCGGCTTGTCCATCTTTATCGGACTTGCCAACCTGATTCCGTTCACTACGTCTACCAAACACACCTCCGACGGCGGCCATGTGTTGCGGCTTTTGCGGGGTGGCGCCTCGTTGCAGCGGCAGTTGGCACTGTATACGCTCTCGAGCGTTTCGCACGCCGGTACACGCCCCCGAAACTGGGATGCCGAGGTAGTAAAGCAATTGTCGACCGCCCCGGACGGCTCCAGCTTTGACTGCACATCGCATTTTTACACTTACTTATATCATCTTGACAATCAAGATTTTACCCAGGCGGAATTTCATCTGGAAAAAGCCCTCAGCCTGCTGCCTCTTACTACGGCAGAGGTGCAACAGCAGCTTTGCTGCGAGGCCACATACTTCGCAGCCACCCACACTCACGACGTAGCGCAAGCCGAACTCTGGCTGGCCAAAGCACAGCAGATCAAACCCTTTGAAGCGGAAGAAGGTCTTTTGGCACAAGCAACGGTGGCCGGAGCTATGGGCAACGAGGCAGCAGCCCGCAAATCGCTGGCGGCGCTTTCGGCCCAGCTGGCCGACATCAACGACTTGGCCAGCCAGCTGCTACTAAGAGAAAGAATTGCTA
This window encodes:
- a CDS encoding M50 family metallopeptidase — its product is MASTSTPSKRNRSSETKRALLGALLGASVTLLTIDWIESYIRYVRASPLAGWQYFLYLAVGFLTMRLLITALHEGGHFLAAYLLKFRCLTYVVAWLYVERKAARWQVRLKRKPGKIMGYVRAVPAAGPHLRRGLAVYFLGGILANIVTGSAALLAGKALADRHIFAASPELAFVLVQALYLFGGLSIFIGLANLIPFTTSTKHTSDGGHVLRLLRGGASLQRQLALYTLSSVSHAGTRPRNWDAEVVKQLSTAPDGSSFDCTSHFYTYLYHLDNQDFTQAEFHLEKALSLLPLTTAEVQQQLCCEATYFAATHTHDVAQAELWLAKAQQIKPFEAEEGLLAQATVAGAMGNEAAARKSLAALSAQLADINDLASQLLLRERIATQQLELNRRAVLQA